The Brasilonema sennae CENA114 genome includes a region encoding these proteins:
- the argH gene encoding argininosuccinate lyase — protein MTKQQTWSQRFESALHPAIALFNASINFDIQLIEYDLTGSQAHAQMLAHTGIISPEEGEQLVAGLEQIRQEYRQDKFHPGIEAEDVHFAVERRLVEIVGDLGKKLHTARSRNDQVGTDTRLYLRDQIQQIREQLREFQQVLLDIAEKNVETLIPGYTHLQRAQPLSLAHHLLAYFHMAQRDWERLGDVSRRVNISPLGCGALAGTTFPIDRHYTAKLLDFEGVYANSLDGVSDRDFAIEFLCAASLIMVHLSRLSEEVILWASEEFSFVTLKDSCATGSSIMPQKKNPDVPELVRGKTGRVFGHLQAMLVMMKGLPLAYNKDLQEDKEGLFDSVVTVKACLEAMTILLQEGLEFRTQRLAEAVAEDFSNATDVADYLAARGVPFREAYNLVGKVVKTSIAAGKLLKDLTLEEWQQLHPAFAEDIYQAILPQQVVAARNSYGGTGFAQVKGALLSARAQMTAK, from the coding sequence ATGACAAAACAACAAACTTGGAGTCAACGGTTTGAATCGGCACTACATCCTGCGATCGCTCTGTTTAATGCAAGTATTAATTTTGACATTCAATTAATTGAGTATGACCTCACTGGCTCTCAAGCTCATGCCCAAATGCTAGCTCACACTGGTATCATTTCCCCAGAAGAAGGAGAGCAACTCGTTGCAGGTTTAGAGCAAATTCGCCAGGAATATCGCCAAGACAAATTTCACCCAGGTATCGAAGCGGAAGACGTACACTTTGCTGTTGAACGGCGTCTTGTGGAAATTGTTGGCGACTTGGGTAAGAAGTTACACACTGCCCGCTCCCGAAATGACCAAGTAGGTACTGATACTAGACTTTACCTCCGCGACCAAATTCAACAAATTCGCGAGCAATTACGAGAATTTCAACAAGTCTTACTAGATATCGCCGAAAAAAACGTTGAAACGCTGATTCCTGGTTATACTCACCTACAACGTGCCCAACCTTTGAGTTTAGCTCACCACTTGCTGGCATACTTTCATATGGCGCAACGTGACTGGGAACGTTTAGGAGATGTTTCTCGCCGAGTTAATATCTCACCATTGGGGTGCGGTGCTTTGGCTGGAACAACTTTCCCTATAGATCGCCACTACACAGCAAAACTGTTGGATTTTGAGGGAGTTTATGCAAATAGTCTTGATGGAGTGAGCGATCGCGATTTTGCGATCGAATTTCTCTGTGCTGCTAGTCTGATTATGGTTCACCTGAGTCGTCTGTCAGAAGAAGTCATCCTTTGGGCATCAGAGGAATTTAGCTTTGTGACTCTTAAAGATAGCTGCGCGACAGGTTCTAGCATTATGCCCCAAAAAAAGAACCCCGACGTACCGGAATTGGTGCGCGGGAAAACTGGACGTGTATTTGGTCATCTGCAGGCAATGTTGGTGATGATGAAGGGGCTACCCTTGGCTTACAACAAAGACCTACAAGAGGACAAAGAAGGTTTATTTGACAGTGTCGTCACAGTCAAAGCTTGTTTAGAAGCAATGACAATTTTACTCCAAGAAGGGTTAGAATTCCGTACTCAGCGCTTGGCAGAAGCAGTTGCAGAAGACTTTTCTAATGCTACCGATGTAGCAGACTATCTTGCCGCACGGGGTGTTCCTTTCCGAGAAGCATACAATCTTGTGGGAAAAGTCGTAAAAACTAGTATTGCTGCCGGAAAACTCCTCAAAGATTTGACCTTGGAGGAGTGGCAACAACTTCATCCAGCGTTTGCAGAAGACATTTACCAGGCAATTTTACCCCAGCAAGTGGTTGCAGCTCGTAATAGCTACGGTGGCACAGGGTTTGCACAAGTCAAAGGCGCACTCCTTAGCGCCCGCGCCCAAATGACTGCTAAATAA
- a CDS encoding NUDIX hydrolase — translation MNILAFFAVAVQSTRNLWRIGQTVLGIIFRHPITGTSIIPILPDGRIVLIRRRDNGLWALPGGIVDWGEDVPNAIRRELMEETGLELLSIRRLVGVYSAPDRDPRIHSICIVAEAIVQGKMEIQDTLEVMEIQAFPLDSLPPGQMSHDHSRQLQDYLDGLTTLA, via the coding sequence TTGAACATTCTTGCTTTTTTTGCAGTGGCTGTTCAGTCCACACGTAACTTATGGCGCATTGGGCAAACCGTACTGGGCATTATCTTTCGTCATCCCATTACTGGTACGAGCATCATCCCGATTTTACCTGATGGTCGAATTGTGCTGATCCGGCGGCGCGACAACGGTCTATGGGCATTACCTGGAGGTATAGTGGACTGGGGAGAAGATGTACCCAATGCTATCCGACGAGAGTTGATGGAAGAAACAGGACTAGAACTGCTATCAATTCGACGTTTAGTTGGTGTCTACTCCGCACCAGATCGTGATCCTAGAATTCATTCAATTTGTATTGTAGCTGAAGCAATAGTCCAAGGAAAAATGGAAATTCAAGATACTTTGGAAGTCATGGAAATTCAGGCTTTTCCACTGGATTCGTTACCTCCGGGACAGATGTCTCATGATCATAGTCGCCAGTTGCAAGACTATTTAGATGGCTTGACAACATTAGCGTAA
- a CDS encoding alpha/beta fold hydrolase codes for MHSIFRNSRIKTSQGMLFWREIGEGTPIIFLHGTWKDSSQWISVMEMLAQDFHCFAPDLLGFGESDFPNVHYSIDLQVECLAQLLQALKRALKQERVYLVGDSLGSWIAASYALKYPEQINGLVLLAPEGVEIQGQKKRWEKMQRIANRPPLVFQLLRLFRPLMKIFGLDQNIKQDWQFHQVMQQYPTACELIFQRQHLEIQAELLHDELSFITVPVLILQGEKDNQEAIAMSQLYAQYMPHAKLKIVASTEENLPESCSSAVGGDIRNFINSKNNAEIYYS; via the coding sequence ATGCATTCTATATTCCGTAACTCCCGGATAAAGACTTCTCAAGGAATGCTTTTCTGGCGTGAGATTGGAGAAGGAACTCCAATTATTTTCTTACATGGTACTTGGAAAGATAGCAGCCAGTGGATATCCGTTATGGAGATGCTAGCACAAGATTTCCATTGCTTTGCACCAGATTTGTTGGGATTTGGCGAGTCAGATTTTCCGAATGTTCATTATTCAATTGATTTGCAAGTGGAGTGTTTAGCACAATTGCTACAGGCTCTAAAGCGTGCTTTAAAGCAAGAAAGGGTATATTTAGTTGGAGATTCCCTTGGAAGTTGGATTGCAGCTAGTTATGCTTTGAAGTATCCAGAACAAATTAATGGTTTGGTGTTACTAGCCCCAGAGGGTGTAGAAATACAAGGGCAAAAAAAGCGTTGGGAGAAAATGCAGCGGATAGCAAACCGTCCACCACTTGTGTTTCAATTGTTGCGACTATTTCGTCCGCTCATGAAAATCTTTGGTTTGGATCAAAACATTAAACAAGATTGGCAGTTTCATCAGGTGATGCAGCAATACCCCACAGCTTGTGAGCTTATCTTCCAACGCCAGCATTTAGAAATTCAAGCAGAATTGCTACACGATGAATTATCTTTTATAACAGTCCCGGTTTTAATTTTACAAGGTGAAAAAGACAACCAAGAAGCTATAGCCATGAGTCAGTTGTACGCTCAATATATGCCTCATGCAAAGTTGAAAATAGTCGCTAGCACAGAGGAGAATTTGCCAGAGTCTTGTAGCTCAGCTGTGGGTGGGGATATTCGTAACTTTATTAATAGTAAAAATAATGCTGAAATTTACTACTCATAA
- a CDS encoding pantothenate kinase, whose protein sequence is MSLANSSLWLALMIGNSRLHWAYFTGDTLIYAWDTDYLPADVIQRLSQSQTLKDLLLEIFPNDEATGKARHGNIEDSLKTLCSSVSSPPPIILASVVPSQTALWQSYPNVRILTLDQVPIKGIYPTLGIDRALALLGAGQNWGFPILVIDAGTALTFTGADANQHLVGGAILPGLGLQLATLAGKTGQLPTVELPQQLPHRYALNTKEAIQSGVIYTLVAGIKDFIEAWWRDFPQGNVVMTGGDRTLLVNYMRSPMKAPKGASQFPEIVDSLNVEANLIFWGMQKTLKNYE, encoded by the coding sequence ATGTCACTGGCTAATAGCTCTTTGTGGCTAGCTTTGATGATTGGAAATTCCCGACTGCATTGGGCGTACTTTACAGGCGATACGCTTATTTATGCTTGGGACACAGACTATCTACCAGCAGATGTTATTCAGCGACTGTCTCAATCTCAAACGTTGAAGGATTTATTACTAGAGATTTTCCCAAACGATGAAGCAACTGGGAAAGCAAGACACGGAAACATAGAAGATTCTCTAAAAACACTCTGCTCATCTGTGTCCTCTCCTCCTCCTATAATCCTAGCGTCGGTTGTTCCTAGTCAAACCGCACTATGGCAAAGTTATCCTAATGTTCGCATCCTTACTTTAGACCAAGTTCCTATAAAGGGAATTTATCCCACACTCGGAATTGATCGTGCGTTAGCTTTATTGGGTGCTGGGCAGAATTGGGGTTTTCCTATACTGGTGATTGATGCGGGGACAGCACTAACCTTCACTGGTGCGGATGCTAACCAACATTTGGTTGGAGGCGCAATTCTTCCAGGATTGGGCTTGCAGCTTGCTACTCTTGCTGGAAAAACAGGACAATTACCAACAGTAGAGTTACCCCAGCAACTTCCTCACAGATATGCTCTAAATACAAAAGAAGCAATACAAAGCGGGGTTATTTACACTCTAGTTGCTGGAATCAAAGATTTTATAGAGGCTTGGTGGCGGGATTTTCCGCAAGGGAATGTTGTGATGACTGGGGGCGATCGCACTTTGCTGGTAAATTATATGCGATCGCCCATGAAGGCTCCTAAAGGAGCATCGCAGTTTCCTGAGATTGTAGATAGTTTGAATGTTGAAGCGAATTTGATTTTTTGGGGAATGCAAAAAACACTTAAGAATTATGAGTAG
- a CDS encoding diflavin flavoprotein codes for MVALTEKTKKKLTIETVEIASETTAIRSLDWDRDRFDIEFGLQNGTTYNSFLIRAEKIALVDTSHEKFRQLYLDTLKDLVDPADIQYLIISHTEPDHSGLVKDVLQLAPDVTVVGSKVAIQFLENMVHRPFQRKIVKNGDRLDLGNGHELEFVIAPNLHWPDTIFSFDHKTQTLFTCDAFGMHYCSDSTFDEDLKAIEADYQYYYECLMAPNARSVISALKRMDELEKISMIATGHGPLLQHNVDELTGRYRTWSKTQAKAETTIGVFYVSDYGYGTRLAQAIATGITKTGVATEMVDLRAGIDLQELRELVGRCDGIVVGMPPASGAANIQAAISTILGSVHEKQGVGIFESGGGDDEPIDPLLSKFRNLGLIAAFPGIRIKQTPTENTYKQCEESGTDIAQWVTRDRSVKQMKSLGADVDKALGRISGGLYIITAKKGDVSSAMLASWVSQASFKPIGISIAVAKDRAIESLMQVGDKFVLNVLEEGKYQKLMKHFLKRFAPGADRFEGVKTQPAENGAPILGDALAYMECEVISRMDGGDHWLVYSTVYAGRVSKPEALTAAHHRKVGNHY; via the coding sequence ATGGTAGCGCTCACCGAAAAAACCAAAAAAAAGCTAACCATCGAGACTGTAGAGATTGCCTCCGAGACGACGGCAATTCGGTCTTTGGATTGGGATCGCGATCGCTTTGATATCGAGTTCGGTCTACAAAACGGTACTACCTACAATTCATTTCTGATACGCGCTGAAAAAATAGCGCTGGTTGACACCTCCCACGAAAAGTTTCGTCAGCTGTATTTAGATACCCTTAAAGATCTTGTTGATCCAGCAGATATTCAATATCTTATTATCAGCCACACTGAGCCAGACCACAGCGGTTTAGTGAAAGATGTTTTGCAACTTGCGCCGGATGTAACGGTTGTTGGTTCTAAAGTTGCTATCCAATTTTTGGAGAATATGGTGCATCGTCCGTTTCAGCGGAAAATTGTCAAGAATGGCGATCGCCTGGATCTAGGCAACGGACACGAACTAGAATTTGTCATCGCACCAAATTTACACTGGCCCGACACCATCTTTAGCTTTGACCACAAAACCCAAACTTTGTTCACCTGTGATGCGTTTGGGATGCACTATTGCTCAGATAGCACGTTTGACGAAGACTTAAAAGCTATAGAAGCAGACTATCAATATTACTATGAATGTCTGATGGCTCCCAATGCCCGTTCAGTTATCTCTGCTCTCAAGCGGATGGATGAACTGGAAAAAATCAGCATGATTGCTACAGGTCACGGACCATTATTACAACATAACGTTGACGAACTCACTGGGCGTTATCGCACTTGGAGCAAAACACAAGCGAAGGCAGAAACTACCATAGGAGTCTTTTACGTTTCAGATTACGGCTATGGAACTCGCCTAGCTCAAGCAATTGCCACGGGTATCACCAAAACTGGCGTCGCTACAGAAATGGTAGACTTACGTGCAGGCATTGACTTACAAGAATTACGGGAACTTGTAGGTCGTTGTGATGGTATTGTTGTTGGAATGCCTCCAGCTTCTGGTGCAGCAAATATCCAAGCTGCCATCAGCACTATTTTAGGCTCAGTTCATGAAAAACAAGGAGTGGGCATTTTTGAATCAGGCGGTGGTGATGACGAACCAATTGACCCGTTGCTGAGTAAATTCCGGAATTTGGGCTTAATAGCAGCGTTTCCAGGAATTCGGATCAAACAAACACCCACAGAAAACACTTACAAGCAGTGTGAAGAATCCGGAACAGACATAGCACAGTGGGTGACACGCGATCGCTCGGTCAAGCAGATGAAATCCTTAGGTGCTGACGTTGACAAAGCGCTAGGTAGAATCAGTGGTGGGTTGTATATTATCACCGCTAAAAAAGGTGATGTATCCAGTGCCATGTTAGCCTCTTGGGTTTCTCAAGCCAGCTTCAAACCTATAGGAATATCCATAGCTGTCGCCAAAGATAGGGCAATTGAATCACTCATGCAAGTGGGTGATAAATTTGTTCTAAATGTCTTGGAAGAAGGTAAATATCAAAAATTGATGAAACACTTCCTCAAACGTTTTGCCCCAGGTGCTGATCGTTTTGAAGGAGTGAAAACCCAGCCAGCCGAAAACGGTGCACCCATCCTTGGAGACGCCCTAGCATATATGGAGTGCGAAGTTATAAGTCGGATGGATGGCGGCGATCACTGGCTTGTGTACAGCACCGTATACGCAGGACGAGTGAGTAAGCCAGAAGCGCTAACAGCAGCCCACCACCGTAAAGTCGGAAATCATTATTAA
- a CDS encoding alpha/beta fold hydrolase → MTLFCLVHGASLGAWCWELLTQEIEARGHQTVAVDLPIEDPTAGVVQYAEVVNKVLQGFEDDVVLVGHSMACLTIPLVASQRPVRQLVFIAGLIPHIGLSLFDQFYDELDPNFLQAIGYNLPEADKFEQFSDEPNMFNPAALRITSLQDEAVAREFIFNDCTSDVAHWAFPKLRNQQFLYMSEVSPLQAWPDVKCTYIVCGEDRCLSPAWCRYAARKRLGVDAIELPRSGHSPMLSHPVQLADMLAKVAST, encoded by the coding sequence ATGACTCTTTTCTGTTTAGTTCACGGTGCTTCCCTGGGCGCTTGGTGTTGGGAGCTACTCACCCAAGAGATAGAAGCGCGTGGTCATCAGACGGTAGCAGTGGATCTCCCAATTGAAGACCCCACAGCTGGTGTTGTTCAATATGCCGAAGTTGTGAACAAGGTGCTGCAAGGATTTGAAGACGATGTGGTGCTGGTTGGTCACTCTATGGCATGCTTAACTATTCCTCTGGTTGCCAGCCAGCGTCCAGTGCGTCAGCTTGTTTTCATTGCTGGGCTGATTCCACATATCGGTTTAAGTCTGTTCGACCAATTTTATGACGAATTAGATCCTAATTTCCTCCAAGCAATAGGCTATAACCTGCCAGAAGCTGATAAGTTCGAGCAGTTCAGCGATGAGCCAAATATGTTCAATCCGGCAGCACTGAGGATAACCTCTTTACAAGACGAGGCTGTCGCCAGAGAATTTATCTTTAACGACTGTACCTCAGATGTGGCGCATTGGGCGTTTCCGAAGTTGCGCAATCAGCAGTTTTTATATATGAGTGAGGTTAGTCCTCTACAAGCTTGGCCAGATGTAAAGTGTACGTATATCGTCTGTGGTGAAGATCGTTGCCTCTCTCCCGCATGGTGTCGATACGCTGCACGCAAACGTCTTGGAGTTGATGCAATTGAGTTACCTCGAAGCGGGCATAGCCCAATGTTATCTCATCCTGTTCAGCTCGCCGATATGCTAGCTAAAGTCGCCTCTACATAA